The DNA window ATCACGCGGGTCGAGTAACCCGCCTGCACAACAGGACCGCTATACCAAACGGAGGGGCGGCTACACTATGGGTGCACCCCTTGGATGGATCCTTTACCTATGGTGGACAGGACCTTCTCCTCAAACTGGTTGTCGGAGTATCTGCACAGAATGCTGCTTTTGCCTgcgggggaggggaagcggGTGTGGACGTGGAAGCGGACGTGGAAGTGAGCAGCTCCGTGAGGCGCTTAATTAACGTGGCGCAGCGCAGCGCAGAGAATGCACTACTTTTCCACGTAGCACTACTTTCCCACGCAGCACTACTTCTCCACGCAATGCAGCGTCTCTCCCTCGGTTAACTACACATCACTCAGGTGGCCACTCTTCAAAAGGCGGATGGGCCTATGGGAGCGTTCGAGACGTCGCCACTCTCCGGGGGGGGGAACCTACCTACGCTGGAATCTCCAACAAGTAACAGCTTCAGCAGgtaatcatatttatttttatttttcattttttcacaagggacaaaaaaaaaaaaagaaatggggGCGTAAGATGGTGGAGAGCAGAGGGTGAGGTGAGAAGGTTACGGGTTTAATCATGCTCCGTGCGTGCATGCGTGAATGCATACGGTCGTTCACGGTGGTGGTAGTGGTAGTTGTAGTGGCAATGGTAGTGGCAATGGTAGTGGCAGCGGCAGTGGCAGCGGCAGTGACAGTGGCTGCGGGGGGAGGCAGGTATAACTATATGGATATTAGGGCCGATGCGACGGGGCGATGTTTGTTCGTGGGGCCATGTTTTCTGGTGGCGAAGCGCTCACTGCGTGGCGGTGATTCTTCGTGAAAGCGGGTTGTTCCGCGTCGCAACATGGGTGCCGGGGGCATTCGTGCGTCGGCACGTGGGTACGCTGGTACGCAGGGAGGGCGGCGCGCTGAAATTTGCTACGCTGCTACGTTGCTACGTTGCTTCGCTGCTACGCAGTTGCGCTGTCACGATGGCACATTCACGTGAGCTACTCGTAGTCGCGCCAATTGCGTGTTCGCCTTCAGCGAGTCGAGCGGCCGGAAGGTACCCAACTGACAAATGGTATTACGCGATGGTTATAACATCCGAGACTCTTTGAGTATTGTTGCCTTAATNNNNNNNNNNNNNNNNNNNNNNNNNNNNNNNNNNNNNNNNNNNNNNNNNNNNNNNNNNNNNNNNNNNNNNNNNNNNNNNNNNNNNNNNNNNNNNNNNNNNNNNNNNNNNNNNNNNNNNNNNNNNNNNNNNNNNNNNNNNNNNNNNNNNNNNNNNNNNNNNNNNNNNNNNNNNNNNNNNNNNNNNNNNNNNNNNNNNNNNNNNNNNNNNNNNNNNNNNNNNNNNNNNNNNNNNNNNNNNNNNNNNNNNNNNNNNNNNNNNNNNNNNNNNNNNNNNNNNNNNNNNNNNNNNNNNNNNNNNNNNNNNNNNNNNNNNNNNNNNNNNNNNNNNNNNNNNNNNNNNNNNNNNNNNNNNNNNNNNNNNNNNNNNNNNNNNNNNNNNNNNNNNNNNNNNNNNNNNNNNNNNNNNNNNNNNNNNNNNNNNNNNNNNNNNNNNNNNNNNNgctttttattttttcctttcgttgTGGTTTTCCCTTCGCCCACCCACCGCGTGCCAGTGCCGTGTCGCTGTCCCTCCTGTTCTCCTTCCCTTGGTCACTCTCCACCCCATGCGGCCCGGCTCGACGCGGCCCTCCTTTCATGaatgaaacagaaaaggTTCACTGCtcaattttatgtaaatggAGAAACGTTATTTCAGTTTTGTACTTCCCGACATAGGAGGAACCACATGCACAGGGCTGCTTCTcgttgtatatataatacgtTCAGTTCCCAGGGGGAGGATCCCAACCGGGGGGAAGTAACATATACCAACCTCTGTAATTGATCATATAGGTAATAGGTAATATACTTGTGTGCCCACCCACCATCAACTCTACCTCTCATgggatcaaaaaaaaacgtgtcaCGTTATTTAACAGGAGAGTTTAATTTGTATTTTCGTACCGTTGCGTTGTGAACagggggagaggggggggtTAGACCGAATAACTTTTGGGAGATGACTTCCCATCATGATGGAAAAACGTAACCTTTTTATTGGGAGAGGAGAGTGTACTACCTCCCGGGGAATTAGCATCGCCCGCTGTGCAGTGAAATATTTACGGGGCGCTCCAGCGGGTGGACCGTTCgtcaaggaaaaaaaaaaaaaaacaaacaaaaggaataaataaacggaataaaaaaaggatgcaataccgcaaaaataaagacgcaataacgcaaaaataaagacgcaataacgcaaaaataaagacgcaataacgcaaaaataaagacgCAATAACGCAAAAACACGGATACCCCAATGGACACGGTGATGATACGATAGAGGAGGCCCCTTTCAAACGCGGAGGCGATGCtgaccattttgtgaaaaagaattatgaATGCCTGAGGGGACCTGTGAGGAGGGAGACAGTCCGTCCCCCTCCAATAGTGGGATGTGCAATCGCTGCGATCCACTCAGGTGTCATTAAGTAACTGTCTAACTTCCATAAGAGTGTTCGCTGTAAATTCTGCAATGGTGCAGTGTGTAGGTTTGTCCGCATGGTCATACTTTCCCTTTACGTTCCTGTTTCATGTCACGGAAAAGGGGGTAGGTTTACTTGAGTATGCTACACACACCCTCCCGCGCGCCTTCTCTGATTCAGTTTCGACGTTGTTTTGGTGGTTCGTCTCACTTCTTGAGTAATTattcttccctcccccatTCGGATGGCACGGGTGTTAAGGGGTGATGCTCCAACGTGGCGCTCAATTAGGTACCCCCCGTTTGGTGGTTTAATTGGGGTTATATCCTGGGGGGTGTTCTCGCGGGCATTGTCCACGCTGCCCTTGTCCTTGTTGCCTTTGTTGCCTTTGTTGCCTTTGTTGCCCTTGTTGCCCTTGCCGCCCTTGTCGTTGCTGTCCCCCCTGTGCAGGCCCCGCGCGCAGTGCTGTCTACATGGGACAGCACCTTCGGGGGATGTGGAACGGGGCATCAAAACTGCCTGAACagtcaggcaaaaaaaaagaaaaaaaaggggggggcacAAACAAACGAGCAAACGAGCAATGTGGCATGGGTGAAGCGGCACGGGCAAGGCGGCACGGGCAAAGCGGCGTGCACAACACGAGATGGGAAACCTGATGGGGAACTTGATGGAGTGGGGGATCCCCTTTCCCTAGGTTGACGCACCACCACCGCTTCTCCTGCTCCTccgctcctcccccctctaGGCCGCTTTCTTCGAGGCTGCTCCCCTGTAGGACTGAAAGCACCTCTGAAAGAAGCGACCCAGGTAGCTGTCCATGACTTCACTTAGCGCCACGCTGTCATTTGGCACGAGGGAGATATTTACACGACCCGTTGCACTGTTCACGTTTTTCTGAAGTATCTCCTGCTTAACGTTTTTGTAATAAGTGGCTGCATCTACTAGGGACAGATTCGGTggtccaaaaaaatggctagctagcTTATACCCAAAGTAGtgaaaaataagtaaaaacagaaaaaaaaaaaaatgatacctCTTTAAAACGGATTCGTTTAAAATCCAACTCAGACTCATAAAAGGACCACTCACAACATTTGAGCATCTaatagaaaacaaaaaaattatttgtgtCAGCAGGAGATTTATTTCTAATTGATGAGGTAGACTATCCTTggtgaacaaataaatatacaataaAACGTAACTCAGGAAGGAGCAAatcatttcattaaaataggTGTCCATGACAATGGAGGAATAAAGGTCCATATTACTCCCAAAGATTTTgttgtaatatttattgcCGCTACTCACGTGAGGGCATGTTAGGATGATCAGCTGTACAAGGGCATTCTTCACTACTGTTGGTAGTtgtggaaaaacaaaagaggTAAGGATGGATCTGCTTTTTGTgacttttccattttgtatccTCTCTAGGATGGTGGTGCTGATGGGTGACGAGGGGTCTGCTCCTACAAATAGCTTCATCACTCCGAGGTAGAGCAGCGTCCCGACGATGTTGGACAGGAAAATGACCTTCGCTTCGCCTAAGGGGGGGACGCGGtaatgaggaggaggggggacGCGGTAAGGAGGAGAGACCACACCGCTACGGAGAGGCGGCACCACTAGGGAGGCCCCCTGCCCAAGCGCTTACCCCTGCCTATCAGGTTGAGCCTACTCttgaagaaatggaaaaaggggTCTCCATCGTAGCCACCCGAGCAGTACCGGAACCACAGCAACAGGATAAGAGTCGCCTTAACGGACCCCGCCACCAAACTATTGGCATAATCAAAGTAAGATACCCTAGACAGGGCAGCAAAAACGACACCCTCAATCAGCTTATTGAGAATGAAGCAGAAGCTGAAGTAGAGGAACGTGTTAATACAAAACCCAACAGATAAGAATACCGTTTTGTAATTACGATCCAGGTACTTATATGGCAGAAATTTCACTTTGACCTCTTTGAAGTCTTCCTTGGATCCCTTCCGGTTAGATATTTTGTCCTTTATCTTCTTCGTTATTTTTAGTGACTGCTCGTATAGGTTGCCGTCATGGTGTACCTGGCTCATTGTTGTGGTGCGGTCGCTGGGGGGAAGTAGctgcggggggaggggctCGCTTCCGCGGTGCTTCAGCTGCGGTACTGCTGTTGCGCTGCTTCAGATGCGGTGCTGCTGCTACGCTGCTTCAGCTGGGGTGCTGCTGCTACGCTGCTTCAGCTGGGGTGCTGCTGCTACACTGCTTCAGATGCGATACTGCTGCTACACTGCTGCTACGCTGCTGCTACACTGCTTTGCTACGCGTCCCTTCTGGGCATTAACCGGGGGGAAGGTCAAACTGGGAAGCACACAATCGGCAGGCACACGCAAAACGGAACGCGGAGAAACACACCCTTTTCTGGGGTTCCCTTGGTGCGATGGTGTGACACGACGTGGCGGACCCTGCGGTGATGGAAGGAGAGGTACTTCTGCCCTCATTCGACTGAACGGTTAGGAACACGGGAGATGCAGCGGGGTGTGCGCTTTCGCCATGTCGAGTGGGccaaggcaaaaaaaaaaaaaaaaaaaaaaaatggggtaaGATTTATCGGATGAGCGATTTGCAAGAGTGCATGGTCAGGCTGCCGCTGCGATGCTATTTCCGCTTGTGCGGACGGTTcggatttttattttttcgagaGGTCTCTCAacataagagaaaaaaaaaaaatgatagacATGGCACACTACGTCGATTGGTGCtcaattgaaaaaaaaaaaaatggtcacTCGTTTGTGCCGCTAACGAGGAGGTATTGCAGAGTGTGATCATGCTGCAGCTTCAGGATGGCAACGCTAAGCTGCTCCGTTTGGTGGGGAAGGGTCATACTGCCAATTGGGCGGTTTCATTCATCGATGGGAAACTGCTGGAGGCCCAGAGATAGGAGAGGAGCCTCCGCAAAGAGGAGGTCCTCTAGTTAGAAGTGCTCACCTGGTTGGTCAGTCGCTTTGACAAAACTTGAAGAATTGGATGATATGGTATTTACTTATtgagggcatttttttttttttttttttttttttattttcccgtTCCCACTTTTCCGCGGTGCGCATTGAACAGGCGGGTCCCCTCTGCGCCCGGCTCTCCTCCTCAAGGGGGCGCAAAAGGATAGGCAAACAATGCGAGAGGGTGAAGCAGGCGTGCAACCAGGAGGGAAGCACAAACAGCGGCGTGAAAACAGCGGCGTGAAAACAGCAGCGTGAAAACAGCGGCGTGAAAACAGCGGCGTGAAAACAGCAGCGTGAAAACAGCAGCGTGCAACCAGGAGGGAAGCACAAAGTGGAGGAGCGCAGAAGAGCAGGCGTGCCTTTCCAGCAACCACGGAAGCGAATCgacagagggggggaaatcacCCACAGGAGAGAAAACAACTCAAAAGGTGGTGCAGCGTAACCCTGCTTGACGACGCGGCTGGATAAGCGGCCAACCACAGCATCTGCCTAGTTAGAGTAGAAGCACAACGACAGAGCAGGGCGGGGATGTTattacccccctttttgtaaccCCCCCCAGTTGGTCTGTTTGTTTGTtagctagctagctagctaGATAGctgttttgtttgttttcttGCTTGTTTGTTTGCGTGTTTGTTTGCTTGCTTGTTTGCTTGCTTCTTTGTTTGCTTGCTTCTTTGCTTGCttgcttcttcgttttttgttttttttccgtgaAAGGACTCCTCCCCCAAGAATGAAGAACCCCTGGACGGTATCAATTGGTCACCTGAACGACCTGTTGGCTGACGCCccgaaggaggagaaaaatgagaagggCGCGTTTGAAGAATTGGATATACCTCAGGAGGTAATTCTAGCCTTGGGGCGAATGGCAATTTACCACCCCTCGACGATCCAGCAACTGTCCATTAGGAAGGCCCTACAGAGGAGGAACCTAATTGTGCAAGCAAAGAACGGGACGGGAAAAAGCTTATCCGTATGTATAATCGTGGTGAGTAGGATAGTGGAAAAGGTGAGGAGGAGGCATCTGAGGGGGGCAGATGGGAAGGGGGCAGATGGGAAGGGGGCAGATGGGAAGGACCTATTGGGGAAGCACGCATTGGGGAAGGACGAACGGGGCGAGTCGGGACCGCAGCGAAATGGGGCAGATGGAAAGGACGAACGGGGCGAGTCGGGACCGCAGCGAAATGGGGCAGACCCACCGGTGTCCCTCTTTCTCCACTCGGTAATCCTCGTGCCGACTCGCGAACTCTGCATGCAGCTCTGTGACAACATAAAGGAGATTTCAAACCAAGGGATATTTATTAATggagaaaagggagagtCCCCACAAGCATGCGACAATGCTCGTAATTCCACCCCCTACCAGCAATCAGGTGACAATCTCTACGCTACAAACAGTGACAGGCAGGTTGGGAAGCACGCCCCCTTCGAAGTGAGACCCATGGTACTCTACGGAGGGACGGACGTAACGGACAATCTGCAAGCTCTATTTTCGTATCTCCCTCATGTAATCATATCTACCCCCGGAAGGATGAAACACGTGTTAAGCATTTTGAAGCGACTGCACGTGAAAGTGGGACAACTCCAAACAGAAGGATGCGTTATTATCCAAATACCACTCAccaaaatagcaaacgtCCTAATTAAACAGCTAATATTAGACGAGGTGGATGCTCTCCTCGATGAACAATTcgaagaacaaataaattttatcctCAGTCAGGTGGTAAGACCTAAAGTGCAAGTGCTTTGTTACAGCTCCACGTTTCTAGAATCAACAGTTGCtggttttttaaaagtggTCAATATGCATGACATGGGATATGTTTCTAGGTGGAAGGGTTattgtgtgaaaaaaattcatcagATTTTGGGTGGAGACTTGGGAGGAGGTCTCTCTTTGGAGAGTCTGCGTGGGTCTTATGTGGGGGGGGGTATTTCCCCTGGGGAGGTGTTACCAGAACTGAAGGCAAGCCACGCCCTCTACGAGGGTACCGCACCGCCGCAGAGGAGAGTAGTGCCCACCCAGcaggaagggaaaagaagcgTAGTGACCACGCAGCAGGAAGGACTAGGAAGCGAAGTGCCAACCCAGAAGGAAAGCCAAAGAAGCGAAGTGCCAACCGAGCAGGAAGCCCAAAGAAGCGTGGTGCCCACCCAGCAGAGCAACGGATCGGATGAGAGCCAAGTGcagggagaggaagaagcttCTCTCGAGGGATATCACAACAAAGATGAAGTGAGCTCTCCACCTGATGTGTCCCAAAACAACCGCGCACacacaaaagtgaaaaaaaaaaaaaaattaggagAAACAGATCCAAGGGGATGAACTCCATCGAAGAGATGGTGCAAGCGCAGAGCGTCTTCCACGACGAGAGTTCCATTCGatacattttacaaaaaattgtgaaggaAAAGCGAAACGTTGCGATGTATGCCAGGCGGAGGAGACAGTTTGAGTTTGTGCAGACGTGCACCTCGGTCATCATTCATGGGGAAGGGGCGGCAGGTAGGGAGGAGCAGTCCGCTAGCGTTGTGAAGCGGTTCGATGGAGAGGCGCGGGGTGCACCGGGTAGTGTTTGCGGTGGTGAAAAAGGGAGTGATGGCAAAGAGGGGGGTGATCCCACAAAGGGGAGTGATCCCACAATGGGGAGTGATGGCAAAGAGGGGAGTGATGGCAAAGAGGGAAGTGATCCCACAAAGGGGAGCGACACCACAAAGGGGAGTGATGGCAAAGAGGGAAGTGATCCCACAAAGGGGAGCGACACCACAAAGGGGAGTGATAGGGAGAACCACCCTTCCGACGTGCTGGGCTCGCCCATCCTGCGGAACGTTCGGCATTGCTTCATCACGGTGAACAACGAAAACATGAACAAGCACGAGGAGCTaaagtacaaaatgaagCTCATACTGAAGGTAgtaaaggaaataaatttccaccagtgcttcctttttattaacaacaCATACGAGGGGGTCCAAGTAAGtaaaatgctaaaaaaaCATGACGTGTCTTGTTACTACACCAGCTCGAAGATTGATCATCACGaaaggatgaaaatttttaatagacTCAAAAGGAATGAGGTCAAGGTTGTGGTGTGTAGTGATGTCATGAGTAGGGGGATCGATAACATAGTTTGCGATTTGGTCATTAACTTAGATATTCCTCAGAACAAGGAGACTTATATTCATCGGTCGGGAAGGTGCGGACGGTATGGGAACAGGGGGCTGTGCATAAGCCTCTGTAACTACTCGGACTACGCGTATCTGTACTTTTACCAATATCAGCTGCGACTCCCCGTTCACGACTTCTGCTACCTGCGCAGGGAGCAGCAGTTGGTGGGGGGGGCGAACCAGTttgtggggggggagcagcagtttgtgggggggagcagcagtTGGGGGGGGTGAACCAGTTTGTGGAGGGGGTGAACCAGTTTGTGGAGGGGACTAACCAGTTTGTGGAGGGGACTAACCAGTTTGTGGAGGGGACTAACCAATTAGCGGAGGGGGCGAACGACCCTCTGGGGGAAGCCCCCACGCAGGGCGCCACTTGGCGCAGTTGTTACGATGTACGCGGTAGGGAAGAGGCCACCTGGGAAGAGGACACCCGGGGAGAGGCCACTCAGGAAGAGGCCACCCAGGAAGAGGCCACCCAGGAAGAGGCCACCCAGGAAGGGGCCACCCGGGGTGAGCACTCCGCCAGCTGCGTCGAAGCGGAGTTAGGAGTTCATGTAGTTGAGCAGCCCGAGCAGAACGCGCGTCTTCAACCGTGCCGCTTAGGGAGAGCCCGGAGGCGGAAGGCCCTCGCCCTGAGGATCAAGGGGTTTTGCGCCGAGGGCATACACATCGCGGGGAGGGGCAGCCAGGGGAGCGGCAACCAGGGGAGCGGCCAGGAGAGCAACCAGGGGGGGAGCCCATCGGATGGCCCACTCCACCGCGTCCAACTCAAAGTGCGCgtgaaaaattttgcaagCAGATTCAAAGTTGTGAGAAACGAAGTCTGCTGCCAGTTCTGCCTCCCCAACgataatgtaaatttttttaaatcgatTAGCATCGTCCAGCACAAGTCCAACctgattattttcttccttttcaacAGAAAAATACCGATGCGATTTTTATCCTTCCGTTCGATGCCACTTCcacagggggaggaggagaaggggagTAGGTGGAACCGATCCAACtactgcttcctttttttttgtaactcagATAGCTACCTAGTGTTGAAggtcttttatttcttcctcttcctgttTAAGCATTATCAGTATCCCATCCGGGAGTCCCTAACTCCACTGCTGATTCACACAGGAGAAGGGATCACacgaaaggggaggaaatggaaaaacagaTGTAACAAATGTTGCCATGTATTCCGTCCCAACCGAGTCAATCTGAACTACGTGTCGGACACCTGCCTCATGATAAGTAACAACATccaaaggagagaaaaaaaaaaaaaaaaaaattttaaagggTACAAAAGTGATGAAgatttttacatgaacagGCAAGGTAAAACAGTAACTACTTTTCAGAAGGCCATGTTTTACCCGTTCCTTTTGGGGAGCCGAGGGAGGCATCGCGCGAGTGGCAAGCTAAGCAGGATGGACTCTGCCCACATGGAGAGTGCACAAACTGAGCGTGCCCAAACTGAGCCTGCCCAAACTGAGCCTGCCCAAACTGAGCCTGCCCAAACCGAGCGTACCCATCACGGAGTTGATTACAACATCTTACAACAGAGCGAGGAGGAACTGCAACCGAGCTCACTGTCCCTAGAAAGCGCTCTCAACCAGATAAAGGCAAACAACctggagaggaaaaaaatcgttaCCTTTTCACAGCAGTGCAGTGAAGTCTTATGCATGAATGACCAGCAGGAGATCGTACAGAAGGTGAACCACCTGGTGGCCCCTCAGGTGTTCTTAAATTTGGACAATGGGGGGGAGGACGAGGTCCATCTGTTGAAAGGGCTGTTCCTGCAGAGTCATGTGCAGCTGCATGGTGGGGCGGGCGCGGGTGATGAAGGGTGACGCAGCATGACGAAGGGTGACGCAGCATGACGAAGGGTGATGAAGCATGACGATGGGTGACGAAGGATGACGAAGCATGACGAAGACTCCCGTGtacagaaaaacaaaagcggCTTTGCTATCTTCGATGAGAGAAGAAAAGGTTACGCGGAGTAGGAAGGGTCATTATACGTTTACCTCCTCCACCGTGCAGTTAGCATCAAatggggagggaaaaaaaaaggaaaattgaaATCGAGTCGGAGTTGAAGCCCCCTAGGGGGACGCTCCAAAGTGGTGCTGTTCCCCTCTCCCCGCGTGAGCATAAAGCGACTCACCAGAAGAGCGTCTTCAAAATGGACTCCAAATCGACATGATTGTGTAGAAGGAGGAAAGTATTTTTAAGACCCATTGGGATGGGATCTCTCCTCGAAGAACAAGCAGATTGGACTCCATCCGGTTGACCTAATTGTCATCACTGCTGACACCCATTTCGGCTTTCACTAAGAGGGGGAAGTGAAAGAACGGAGAGATGGGAGAGGAAGCATGTTGCACGGAAAAACTATTGGACGTGTAACTCCACTTTGCTGATGCAACAAAGTGCTCGTGTGTATCGATGTGTGGGGGTAGGGTGATATAGCTTCTTACGTGCGAAGTATTTTTGCTGTGCTTCGTTTATCTGTGGATggagggaggggggaagcacgGTTAGAAGCGTACATGTGTGTTGATATGCGTCGATGCGTACGTGTGTGTAGATACGCGTCGTTGCGTACACCCGCGTCGATGAGTACACCCGTGTCCATGAGTACCTCCGTGTCAACACTGTCATTAACATGAaggtacatatgcacatgcacatgcgcaGGTGCGCGGGGAGAGCTTCTCCGTGACGCTTGGTGCGGCGCGTCTCTTTGGCATTACGTCCTTCGATAGCTCCGTCGCTTCGGTCATGAGGTCACATATTTCCTCCTGCACCTTGGACTGGAACTGGAGGTACTTCCTCGTGTAGGTCTCCTCCTGGAAGTCGTACTTGAGGACtgcggggaggggggaagttAGCCGGGTAGCAGTTAGCCGGGTAGCAGTTAGCCGGGTAGCAGTTAGCCGCGTAGCAGTCAGCCGCGTAGCAGTCAGCCGCGTATCCGCTTAGCATGCGGGGGAACGCTGGTGGGTGAGATATTCGCTGCAGACACGTACAGTGCTCGTGAAATTTGTGGGGGGCCGTCTTGCTGTTGTTgctttgaattattttgttgtatAGGCTGATCGTGGGGTTTcggaaaattatttcttcgtATGTCtgcaggggggagaagcggtgaggaggagaagcggtgaggaggtgaagcggtgaggaggtgaagcggtgaagcggcgagGCGGTGAACAGGCGGCTGTTGAGAGGCGGCGGCTGTTGAGAGGCGGCGGCTGTTGGGAGGCGGCGGCTGAGCCCAAATCTACCGCTACGAGGGAACGGACGGGTGGCGTCGCGCGTCCTTCCCGGCGGCACTCACCTCGTTGACGACGCAGGGGGGGCAGGCCGACCCCGCATCCGTGTTTAGCTAAgacggaaaagaaaaaaaaaaaaaaagccaatgTGGAGTGATGAATGATGAGCGAAGAGCGAACTGTGCACAGTTTGCAATACACAACGTAACTTAACCAAACGTAACGTAACGCAACTTAACCAAACGAAACGCAACTTATTGACAGCCATCCGTCAATGTATTGACCGACCGGCCAATCAACTCGGCCAGTCGGCTTATCCGACCCACGCGCGGTACCTTCACAAAGTGAACAATGCTGATGGGGGCCAGGGACGCATCGGCGAAGTAGATCTTCACCGTCAGGTAGAACTCGCCCCATCCTATTTCGTTCACCTCGTAGGGGGGCTGCGTGTAAACTGGGAcgaagggggaggggtgAAGCAGTTATTCGGGAAGAGCGGTTAGCCGGGTAAAGCGGTTAGCCGAGTAGGGCGGTTAGCTGGGAATGGCGGCTAGCCGAGCAGAGCGCCCGGCGGGGGGGCGAGTCCAAGGCAGCCAACCTCGCTTGGGGTAAATGAAGGAGGGGTCCAACTCAAAAACGACCTTCTGGACAAAGAGCGAGAGGTCCGAATAGTTGGGGCACCGCAACAGGCAGGTCCACTTATGCGTCATGTTGCCaaattttcgcttttcctgtgttggggggggggaagcacatgGAGGGTGAAGTTCGCAGATGATAGCGTTCAAGCGTTGCGGTGTAGAAGGTACCGCTCAAACGATGCCGTGTAGACGAGACGGCTCTGAGGGAAACTCCCGCCAGGGGACATACCTGCTGGGAGAGTAAGAAGGCGTAGGTGCCAACCACCACGGGTTTCACCAGCTTGACGTTTTGCATGCGGCTCTCCACTGCGGAGGGGGTAGATGGAGGAGGCGGGTAACATAAAATGGGCATCGGTCTAGAGGGCCAccacatgtacacataggTGGGTAGCTGTACAGCTACTTACTACCGATGTAAGTGTGTAGAGGCACAGGTGCTGTGCCCCCGCGGGCCCGCTCGACGTACTCacttttggggggggaagggcaTTTCCATGGGTGGGCACCTCAgcaagggggaagcggccaaaaagaagaaaaacgcaAATTGATTCAGCAAACGAGCCAACAACGGCCAGCAATCGGCCAGCAATCGGCCAGCAAACGAGCCAACAACGGCCAGCAAACGAACGAGTTATCAAACGAGTTATCAAACGAGTTATCAAACGTGCTATCAAACGAGCTATCAAACGAGCCGCTCACTAAAACAAAAGAGCGATGCCTCCAGCAGGGGCAACACCTCAAATGGTCCTTTTCCCCGTGGAGAGAAATGGTCGAGGAAGGCTGGCGCGCAATTGGGGGGGGGCTAAACGGAAAGGCGCCAGGGGGGTGATATGGCGATGTGCCGCTGAGCAGCAACCGTTTTGACTGCCTAAAGGGgtaacgggaaaaaaaaaaaaaaaaaaaaaaagcagaaacgGAGGAGCAGAACGAAGCGCCGAAACGGAAGAGCAGAACGAAGCGCCGAAACGGAAGAGCAGAAACGACGCTCGGAAACACCTTCGTAGCAATTGCTTCATGGTGGAAGCTTACCCACCCGTGCGTAGCTGCAAATGGGAGAGTGTTGGGGACCTGCCcgaattgtttttttttgcttcttttagATGACTCCCCAGGCGAAATGCCAAACCGGAGGAAGCAGAGACGCGCGGAGAGGCGCATGCGAAGCGGCAGGGCTATAGCAGCTGGGGTGGCAGT is part of the Plasmodium cynomolgi strain B DNA, chromosome 1, whole genome shotgun sequence genome and encodes:
- a CDS encoding hypothetical protein (putative) — translated: MSQVHHDGNLYEQSLKITKKIKDKISNRKGSKEDFKEVKVKFLPYKYLDRNYKTVFLSVGFCINTFLYFSFCFILNKLIEGVVFAALSRVSYFDYANSLVAGSVKATLILLLWFRYCSGGYDGDPFFHFFKSRLNLIGRGEAKVIFLSNIVGTLLYLGVMKLFVGADPSSPISTTILERIQNGKVTKSRSILTSFVFPQLPTVVKNALVQLIILTCPHVSSGNKYYNKIFGSNMDLYSSIVMDTYFNEMICSFLSYVLLYIYLFTKDSLPHQLEINLLLTQIIFLFSIRCSNVVSGPFMSLSWILNESVLKRYHFFFFLFLLIFHYFGYKLASHFFGPPNLSLVDAATYYKNVKQEILQKNVNSATGRVNISLVPNDSVALSEVMDSYLGRFFQRCFQSYRGAASKKAA
- a CDS encoding helicase (putative), with the translated sequence MNKHEELKYKMKLILKVVKEINFHQCFLFINNTYEGVQVSKMLKKHDVSCYYTSSKIDHHERMKIFNRLKRNEVKVVVCSDVMSRGIDNIVCDLVINLDIPQNKETYIHRSGRCGRYGNRGLCISLCNYSDYAYLYFYQYQLRLPVHDFCYLRREQQLGEEEKGSRWNRSNYCFLFFCNSDSYLVLKVFYFFLFLFKHYQYPIRESLTPLLIHTGEGITRKGRKWKNRCNKCCHVFRPNRVNLNYVSDTCLMISNNIQRREKKKKKNFKGYKSDEDFYMNRQGKTVTTFQKAMFYPFLLGSRGRHRASGKLSRMDSAHMESAQTERAQTEPAQTEPAQTEPAQTERTHHGVDYNILQQSEEELQPSSLSLESALNQIKANNLERKKIVTFSQQCSEVLCMNDQQEIVQKVNHLVAPQVFLNLDNGGEDEVHLLKGLFLQSHVQLHGGAGAGDEG
- a CDS encoding gas41 homologue (putative) is translated as ESRMQNVKLVKPVVVGTYAFLLSQQEKRKFGNMTHKWTCLLRCPNYSDLSLFVQKVVFELDPSFIYPKRVYTQPPYEVNEIGWGEFYLTVKIYFADASLAPISIVHFVKLNTDAGSACPPCVVNETYEEIIFRNPTISLYNKIIQSNNSKTAPHKFHEHFLKYDFQEETYTRKYLQFQSKVQEEICDLMTEATELSKDINEAQQKYFALKAEMGVSSDDN